A stretch of Telopea speciosissima isolate NSW1024214 ecotype Mountain lineage chromosome 11, Tspe_v1, whole genome shotgun sequence DNA encodes these proteins:
- the LOC122646813 gene encoding pentatricopeptide repeat-containing protein At2g33680-like isoform X2 gives MNQEGCDPNRSSLISCLNSCGNLSKWIEGKQIHTQVLKKLPPSDVIVGNVLIDFYSKCGKLSEAAQAFDEIPIRDSVSWNSMLSGYSRNGRSGEAWKLFSTMKIQGMEFSHQTFSIAAKACGELKDIKEGEQLHCLVLKTGFESHVVVSSALLDMYVKLGYISWSRKVFNSMAETNVVSWTSIISGYVQIDEGAEALKLFKQQILVGVLPDAHSLSSILAACANIPALEFGKLIHACIMKLGYEFQIFAGNSLVAMYSRCGCLFDAQRTLDSMNLKDVITWTSIISGYAQHGQATKALEILKGNRCECREPASRIHPCV, from the coding sequence ATGAATCAAGAAGGGTGTGATCCCAATCGGTCTTCTTTGATTTCCTGTTTGAACTCGTGTGGCAATTTGTCAAAATGGATTGAAGGTAAGCAAATCCATACTCAAGTACTGAAGAAGTTGCCACCATCCGATGTGATTGTTGGAAATGTTCttattgatttttattcaaaGTGTGGGAAGTTGAGTGAAGCAGCACAGGCGTTTGATGAAATTCCTATTAGAGATTCGGTGTCGTGGAATTCAATGCTTTCTGGTTATTCACGAAATGGTCGGAGTGGGGAAGCCTGGAAATTATTTTCAACTATGAAAATCCAAGGCATGGAGTTCAGTCATCAAACGTTTTCAATTGCTGCAAAAGCTTGTGGAGAGCTCAAAGACATAAAGGAAGGAGAGCAACTCCATTGTCTGGTTTTAAAAACTGGATTTGAATCTCATGTAGTTGTTTCCAGTGCACTATTAGATATGTATGTGAAGCTTGGATATATCTCATGGTCGCGTAAGGTATTCAATTCAATGGCTGAAACTAATGTTGTCTCATGGACTTCAATTATCAGTGGATATGTCCAAATTGATGAAGGAGCAGAAGCACTTAAATTATTTAAGCAACAAATCCTTGTTGGGGTCCTACCTGATGCACATTCTCTTTCGAGCATTTTAGCTGCATGTGCAAACATTCCGGCGCTTGAATTTGGGAAACTAATTCATGCTTGTATCATGAAGTTGGGATATGAATTTCAGATTTTTGCAGGAAATTCTCTGGTGGCAATGTATTCAAGATGTGGGTGTTTGTTTGATGCTCAAAGAACACTTGATTCGATGAATCTAAAAGATGTCATTACTTGGACATCAATTATATCTGGGTATGCACAACATGGGCAAGCGACTAAGGCATTGGAAAT
- the LOC122646816 gene encoding mediator of RNA polymerase II transcription subunit 21-like isoform X1 — translation MDIISQLQDQVNTVASLAFNTFGTLQRDAPPVRLSPNYPEPPAANPSEDTVNIAEQPKLMSAALVKAAKQFDTLVNALPVAEGDEEAQLKRIAELEAENEAVGQELQRQLEAAEQELKQVQELFNQAVDNCVNLKKPD, via the exons ATGGACATCATATCTCAGCTCCAGGATCAAGTCAATACAGTTGCCTCTCTTGCCTTTAATACCTTTGGGACACTGCAAAGAGATGCCCCTCCAGTCCGTCTTTCACCAAATTATCCAGAACCACCTGCTGCCAATCCCTCGGAGGACACTGTGAATATTGCAGAACAACCCAAGCTCATGAGTGCTGCCCTAGTTAAGGCTGCTAAGCAG TTTGATACATTGGTTAATGCGCTTCCAGTAGCAGAGGGAGATGAAGAAGCACAACTGAAACGGATTGCAGAACTTGAG GCTGAAAATGAAGCAGTGGGACAGGAACTCCAAAGGCAACTAGAGGCAGCAG AGCAAGAGTTGAAGCAGGTTCAGGAGTTGTTCAATCAAGCTGTTGACAATTGCGTGAACTTGAAGAAACCTGATTGA
- the LOC122646813 gene encoding pentatricopeptide repeat-containing protein At5g04780, mitochondrial-like isoform X1: MNQEGCDPNRSSLISCLNSCGNLSKWIEGKQIHTQVLKKLPPSDVIVGNVLIDFYSKCGKLSEAAQAFDEIPIRDSVSWNSMLSGYSRNGRSGEAWKLFSTMKIQGMEFSHQTFSIAAKACGELKDIKEGEQLHCLVLKTGFESHVVVSSALLDMYVKLGYISWSRKVFNSMAETNVVSWTSIISGYVQIDEGAEALKLFKQQILVGVLPDAHSLSSILAACANIPALEFGKLIHACIMKLGYEFQIFAGNSLVAMYSRCGCLFDAQRTLDSMNLKDVITWTSIISGYAQHGQATKALEMFDRMKEAGVEPNSITFVAVLSACSRSGLIEDGIQYFQSMRTEYRLEAGEEHYTCMVDLFARAGRVNEAKEFMRQMPFEPSASALGALLNGCRASRELELGLKCAEELFKLEPKSASNHVLLANMYADNGRWEEMRRIRWLMKEKGLKKESGYSWIEIGKDVSVFGVGDNLHPQNHLIYSMLHHVSLEILKGNRCECREPASRIHPCV, translated from the coding sequence ATGAATCAAGAAGGGTGTGATCCCAATCGGTCTTCTTTGATTTCCTGTTTGAACTCGTGTGGCAATTTGTCAAAATGGATTGAAGGTAAGCAAATCCATACTCAAGTACTGAAGAAGTTGCCACCATCCGATGTGATTGTTGGAAATGTTCttattgatttttattcaaaGTGTGGGAAGTTGAGTGAAGCAGCACAGGCGTTTGATGAAATTCCTATTAGAGATTCGGTGTCGTGGAATTCAATGCTTTCTGGTTATTCACGAAATGGTCGGAGTGGGGAAGCCTGGAAATTATTTTCAACTATGAAAATCCAAGGCATGGAGTTCAGTCATCAAACGTTTTCAATTGCTGCAAAAGCTTGTGGAGAGCTCAAAGACATAAAGGAAGGAGAGCAACTCCATTGTCTGGTTTTAAAAACTGGATTTGAATCTCATGTAGTTGTTTCCAGTGCACTATTAGATATGTATGTGAAGCTTGGATATATCTCATGGTCGCGTAAGGTATTCAATTCAATGGCTGAAACTAATGTTGTCTCATGGACTTCAATTATCAGTGGATATGTCCAAATTGATGAAGGAGCAGAAGCACTTAAATTATTTAAGCAACAAATCCTTGTTGGGGTCCTACCTGATGCACATTCTCTTTCGAGCATTTTAGCTGCATGTGCAAACATTCCGGCGCTTGAATTTGGGAAACTAATTCATGCTTGTATCATGAAGTTGGGATATGAATTTCAGATTTTTGCAGGAAATTCTCTGGTGGCAATGTATTCAAGATGTGGGTGTTTGTTTGATGCTCAAAGAACACTTGATTCGATGAATCTAAAAGATGTCATTACTTGGACATCAATTATATCTGGGTATGCACAACATGGGCAAGCGACTAAGGCATTGGAAATGTTTGATCGAATGAAGGAGGCAGGTGTGGAACCAAATTCAATCACCTTTGTTGCAGTCTTGTCAGCATGTAGCCGATCAGGCCTTATTGAAGATGGTATACAGTATTTCCAGTCAATGAGAACAGAATATAGGCTTGAGGCAGGGGAAGAGCATTATACATGCATGGTTGATCTTTTTGCGCGGGCTGGCCGTGTAAATGAGGCTAAGGAATTTATGAGACAAATGCCTTTTGAGCCTAGTGCTAGTGCACTGGGTGCACTACTGAACGGGTGCAGAGCTAGCAGAGAATTAGAGTTAGGGCTGAAATGTGCAGAGGAGCTCTTTAAATTGGAGCCTAAATCGGCTTCTAATCATGTTCTTTTGGCTAACATGTATGCTGATAATGGGAGATGGGAGGAGATGAGGAGAATAAGATGGCTCATGAAGGAGAAGggtttgaagaaagagagtggtTATAGTTGGATTGAGATTGGAAAAGATGTAAGTGTTTTTGGTGTGGGAGATAACTTGCACCCGCAAAACCATCTTATTTATTCTATGCTTCATCATGTATCATTGGAAAT
- the LOC122646816 gene encoding mediator of RNA polymerase II transcription subunit 21-like isoform X2: MDIISQLQDQVNTVASLAFNTFGTLQRDAPPVRLSPNYPEPPAANPSEDTVNIAEQPKLMSAALVKAAKQFDTLVNALPVAEGDEEAQLKRIAELEAENEAVGQELQRQLEAAGNHLKELWLIPM, encoded by the exons ATGGACATCATATCTCAGCTCCAGGATCAAGTCAATACAGTTGCCTCTCTTGCCTTTAATACCTTTGGGACACTGCAAAGAGATGCCCCTCCAGTCCGTCTTTCACCAAATTATCCAGAACCACCTGCTGCCAATCCCTCGGAGGACACTGTGAATATTGCAGAACAACCCAAGCTCATGAGTGCTGCCCTAGTTAAGGCTGCTAAGCAG TTTGATACATTGGTTAATGCGCTTCCAGTAGCAGAGGGAGATGAAGAAGCACAACTGAAACGGATTGCAGAACTTGAG GCTGAAAATGAAGCAGTGGGACAGGAACTCCAAAGGCAACTAGAGGCAGCAG GAAATCATCTCAAAGAGTTGTGGTTAATACCCATGTAG